Part of the Bacteroidota bacterium genome is shown below.
AACTCAAAGTTTCACAGAGAAAATTGATTTATTTTACCTTTGTGCGACTTGGTGACTTCTTAGTGTAACTCTGTGTAATAACAGCTAAAAAGAGAAAGAATTATTTCACAAAGTACCACAAAGTAAACACAAAGAATCACAAAGTAAAGTCAAAGTTTCACAGAGAAAATTGATTTATTTTACCTTTGTGCGACTTGGTGTCTTCTTAGTGTAACTCTGTGTAATTTTTGTGCCACGAAGAATCACAAAGTGAACACAAAGATCCACAAAGAATAGAACTTATTATGACTGAGAATGAGTTATCTAAAATTATAATTGGTTGTGCAATAGAGGTACACAAAAATCTGGGGCCAGGGTTATTGGAATCGGCTTATCAGGAATGTTTGTACTATGAATTAAAACAATTGGGATTAAAGGTTCAAAAAGAAAAACCGATGCCTATAATTTATAAAGAGGTTAAACTTGACCATGGATATAGAATAGATTTGCTGGTTGAAGAAAAGGTAGTTGTTGAGATAAAAACAGTTGAAACGCTCAATGATGTGCATACTGCACAAGTGTTGACTTATTTAAAATTGGGAAACTACAAACTTGGGTTACTACTTAATTTTCATGTTGCGATTCTAAAAAATGGCATCAAAAGATTGATAAATTAAAATGCTTACTTTTAATAATATTTAGCCTAAAAACAATTTACATGAATTCGAATAAAATTACCTTTATTGGTTCCGGATCTATTGCTACTGCACTGGCAAGTTCAGTCTCCTCAAAAATATCGGATAAAATCTATTTATTATCCATCGAAGAAGAGGTTATCGAATCCATAAACACCATCCACAGAAACAATAAATATTTCCCTTTTATTCCGCTGAACCATAATATCGTTGCGACTTCCGATATCAGTGTACTTAAAGACAGTGACATTATATTTCTGGCCCTACCTTCATCGATAGTGCTAAACTATATTCAGAAAAACAAAGACTCAATCAACGAAAAGGCGATTTTAATTAATCTTGCTAAAGGCTTTGGCGATGATAGAAGAACAATCATTCAAGGTCTTGAAGATATCACTAATAATCCACTTGCCACCTTAAAGGGCCCAAGCTTTGCCCGTGACATTATTAATAATTTCCACACGGGATTAACACTTGGCATTAACGACATTGATATAGCCCCTTCCATCAAAGAGCTATTTAAAGGAACAAATATTCATCTCGACTATTCGCAGGACATACTTGGAGTTGAGCTGATCAGCATCCTGAAAAATATTTATGCCATTGTGATGGGGATTGTTGATGCGCATTATAATTCGCCCAATTTGCGGTTTATGGTATTAACGAATGCTTTTCAGGAAATGCGCGGGATATTGAAACAATTTGGCGGTAAAGAAGAAACCCTGTTCAACTATTGCGGTTTTGGCGATTTTGGATTAACCGCTTTAAACGACCTTTCCAGAAACAGAACGATGGGATTATTGATCGGGAAAGGATTTTTAACCAAAGATATCTCAGATCAGGTATTACTGGAGGGCCGAATTGCCGTGAATGTTTTTTGCGAAGAAATCTCTAAAAAACATGCATTGGACAATTTCCATATTATTTCAGAGCTTTATAATGTTTTCTATAAAGAACAAAAGGTCACGACTTTTGTGAATTCGATTTTGAACAATAATTAAGCAAATAAACCCATAGCACAAATATGGATGAATTAATATCTGATAATCTTAAGCAAAAGGCAGCAACAGGTATAATTTGGAAATTCCTCGACCAGGGAGGCAAACAATTATTGCAACTTATTTCTGGTATATATATTGCCCGGATCCTATTACCCGATGATTATGGTCTGATAGGATTAATGACTATTTTTATTGGAATATCAATTGCATTTATAGATAGTGGATTTAGATCCGCACTTATCCAGAAAGGCACTGAGGTTACTCAGGATGATTATAATACTGTTTTCTATTTTAACATTGCAATCGGACTCTTTTTCTTCCTTCTTATTTATTGGGGAGCACCATTTATTGCACGGTTCTATAATGAACCACGTCTCATAATGATAGCTCGTGTTTTAGGTGTCAACCTTATATTTACATCCTTAGGACTGATTCACTTGACTATTTTTGAAAAAAATATCAACTTTAAAACCATAACAAAAATAAATCTTGTCTCCATTAGTATTTCTATAGCTTTGGGTGTTGGTATGGCAAGCTTCGGGTTTGGAGTATGGGCATTGGTTTCTATGGCTCTTTCAGAAAACCTTATCAGAACAATAATGTTGTGGATAATTAATAGGTGGCGTCCTAATCTTAGTTTTTGCATCAAATCATTCAAGGAACTTTATAGTGTAGGAGGTAAATTATTATTTGTTGGCATTCTGGTTCTATTTAATCAAAATTTTATTTCTATGGTCATCGGCAAGGTTTTCACAACTGCAGATGTTGGGTTTTATGCTCAGGCTCAAAAATTTCAAAGTAGAATAACTGAATTTATTTCAACTCCCATACAAGGAGTAATATTTTCGGTACAATCGATCATAAAAGATGATCTTCCGAGATTGAAAAATGCGGTACGCACCAATGTAAAAATAATTACGCTGTTTTCATTTCCCGCTATAATAGGTTTTATGGTTGTTGGAGAACCATTTATAAAGATTTTTTTAACAGAAAAATGGATGCCAAGTTTATTTTATCTTCACATGATATCGTTGGCAGCACTAATATTAGTACTCAGGGGAGCTACCAGCAGTTATGTATTTCCAATTGGAAAAGTTAATTTCATGGTTAGGATGACCATCTTTTCAAATATATTGTTATTAGTAATTATCGGTATTGGAGTTTTTTTCAAAGTTGATTTGAAACTTTTGGTTGCAGGAACCGTACTTCATGAATTCCTGTTTTTTATTATTTATTTCTACTTATCTCGTCCTCTCATTGGATACAAATTCCGAGAAGTTTTCGTCGATATTTTACCATCAACGATCAATTCAATAGTTATGGGAATAATTGTTTTTATCATTGGGAAACAGTTTGGAATAAGCATCCAAATTCTGATGCTCCAGGTTATAGTAGGTGCAACCACCTATTTATTCTTAAATTACGTTTTTAACAGACCAATGTATAATGAAATCTTAAACTTTGCAAAGACGTTGGTGAAGAAAAAAAGCAGTTAACCAAGTTTAATAATTAATTTGGTGCGACCAAAAAACTTATTTCAATAACAGCTAAATATGCATTCGTTTAATATTATTTACCAAATTTACTTGAATACTTAATGGCTAATGATACTAAAATATTACTATTTTTGCTATTCATCATTAATTAGATATGGATAGATATTAGATGCATTATTTAGATAATTTCTAATTTCAAATAATAACTTATTATTACAATTTCGCATTATATCAAGCTTTTAGATAAGTCAGGAAATACGAAAGAAAAAAATTAATTTATTATAAATAATTAGGTATAAGTACTAAATTCCGCTTTCGAATATTTTTTCGATAAAAAGAATTTATAGTCATGTGATTCTATGATAACAAACAAAGCGGTAATAATACTATCTAGGCTAGATTCTACAAGATTTCCAAATAAGGCATTAAAAAAACTTGGAAATAAAACATTGATAGAATGGTGCATAACTGCCTTGATGCCACAAAAACATTACAAAATTGTATTGGCAACAACTAACCGAGAAGTTGATAATCCTTTAATTGAAATTGCAAATAAATACGGAATTCAGTTTTATCGCGGAGATTGTGATAATGTTGCATTAAGGGTAAAAAATTGTTTAGAACAATTTAAGATTGATATTTTTGCTAGGGTTAATGGTGATAGTCCTTTCCCTCAAAGAGAATTAATCGAAGAGGGATTTAAAAGATTAGAAAATGATAATCTCGAATTTGTCACCAATTTAGCTGTTAGATCTTTCCCGTATGGTATTAGTGTTGAGATATTAAGGGCTCAAACTTATTTGGAACATTATAAAAATTTTCATTCAAACACACATAAGGAACATGTCACTTCTTATTTTTATGAAAACCTGAAAACATTTAACTTTCTCAATATCGATTATGGGAACAAAAATGATCATAATGTTAGGCTGGTTGTAGATACTCCAGAAGATTACCTTATAATCACACAAATTGCAGATGCATTAAGCCAAATAAACAATCCAACAACTGAAGATTTAGTTAAACTATATAAAAAGATTACCGCATGATAAATATATATTGTATTCGACCTAAAGGTTTTAATATTGGAAATGATGTTATTTTTTTAGCATTAAAGCATTTTATTAGAAAATCGTTTCAACAAAATGTAAATCTAATTTCGCTTCCTGCCACTGGGAAATACGAGAGCCAAAGAAAATCAGGAATAACTTCGCAAACTGTATATGAAATTAACCAATTTGGCCACGGTTTGATTATTGGCGGTGGTAATTTATATGAAAATGGGGAATTAGATGTTAACCCCACAGCTTTAAAAGCACTGGATGTGCCAATTATGGTATTTAGTTTGGCCCGTGGAAAAATTTACAACAAAAACATAGAACTAGTAGACAGAACTGATGTAATGACAGATGACAAAATCAGTATTCTTAACAAGAAAGCATTTATTTCTCTTTCAAGAGATAAAGCTACAAAAGAATATATCGATAAATTAGGTTGCGAAAACATACTCGGTGGCTGTCCAACCCTTTTTATGAATGAAATGCCTCAACACAATGTGCCAGTTAATGACTCGGATAAGACAGATGCCCTTATTTCAATAAGAACTCCATCATTAATGAGCATTCCTGTTGTGAACCAATATGAAGTTCGAGGCTTGATTCTTCAAATGATAAAAATCTTAAAACAAAAAGGATATAACAAAATCAAACTCCTTTGTCATGACCATCGTGACATTCCGTTTGCTGCTACCTTTGAAGGTATCGACTATTTCTTTACCGAAGATGTATATACCTTCTTATCATACTTGAAGAATACGCGATTAAATCTTACTTTCAGGTTACATTCTTTTCTCCCCTGTCTCGCTTATAATATCCCGGCGATCAAAATTAGCTACGATCAAAGAGCAATTAGTATGCTTGAAACCATTGGGATGCAGGATTGGAATATAAATCTACTTAAAGATGATGTGCTTATTGAACTCACAAAAAGATTAGAATCACTTGATAAATTATCTGAGATGAAAAATAAATTAATCTCCAATGAATGGCAAATACTCAAAACCACAATGGAAACAAATTGCAAAAAGTTTGCAAATCAGATAACTGCTGATCAAAATTCTAAATAATATGTTAGAGCCGAAAATTATCGCAGAAATTGGGACAAACCATAATGGTAATTTCGATACTGCTATTAAACTCATTGATGTCGCAGTAAATGCAAATGCAGATTCAGTTAAACTGCAAATAATTAACACTGAAGGATTATACCTGCCAGGTATTTACGAATTTGGGAATTATGATATCAGAGAAGTCAGGGCTATGAGGGATCGATATAAATTGTTGGATAGCGAATATCAAAATTTAGCAACCTATTCAATAACCAAAAACATTTCATTTTCTGCTTCTGTTTTTGATTTAAAAGGATTAGCATTGTTAATGGAGTTTAACCCACCGTATATTAAAATAGCATCAACAGATCTTAATAATATTTCTTTCCTTCGAAAAGTTGCAGAAAAAGGAAAGAAAATTATCATTTCCACAGGGATGTCAGAATTATCGGAAATTGAAAATACCATAAATGAAATCACCAAGACGGGCTTTAGTGACCTTGTTTTGATGCATTGTGTTTCAGCCTATCCAGCAAAATTAGAAAATATGAACCTAGGGTTTATTGATACCCTCAGGACACAATTCGGATTTCCTGTTGCATTATCAGATCATACTCAATCAAGTATTGCTGCTTGTTTAGCACTAACCAAAGAGGTTGTTTTTATTGAAAAACATATTACGTTAGATGTTAACCAGCATGGCTTTGATCATAAATATGCAGCTGAGCCAGAAGTTTTCAAACAGTACATTTATGATATAAAAAGAGCATACCAGGCGTTACAAGAACCAACTTCAAAACTGGCAGAAGATGAACAATACGTTAAAAAAAGAGCTAGACGGTCAATATACGCTGCCAGAGATATTTTAATTGATGAGATCATACACGAAAAAGACCTGTTAATTGTTAGGCCATCAAACATATTAACCGCAGACAAATGCGATTTGGTAATAGGTAAAAAAGCAAAAACAAAAATTCAACAATTTCAACCATTATCTCTAGAACTGATCTACTAATGAATTTATTAGTTATTTGTAAGGCGTCAACTCAAATTGGATTCGGTCATTTAATTCGATCTCGAACATTTGTTGAAAATGCATTAGAAGGAAATAAGAATCTTGATATAACCTTTTGTATTATTGGTGATTCCTCATTAAAACTATTACTGAAAGATCCAGCAATTACATTTTTATTATACGAAGACGAGAATCAAATATTATTAACAAAAAGTTATGATGCTATTATTTTCGATACCATAAATTTCAGCAAATCAGTATTCGATAAGATAAAATTTGATGCAAAAAAGATAATTTCGTTATCACCAGTATTTAATCTAATGCCTTTTGTTGATATATGTTTTAACCGAACTCAATACTGGGCAGAAGATATAGAGAAGTTAACTATAAAAAAATATGGAGGATTTGAATACGCACTCATTCAAAGAAATTGCAATAGAATTCATTCAATAATATATAAATACGGGCTAGATAAAAGATATTTTAATATAGCCATATCAATGGGGGGCGGAGATGCAGCAAATAAAACTTTAGAGGTTATTAAACAGTTAAAAAACATTATTGAACCTTTCACATTCTGGATAATGCTTGGTGAAGGTTACTCTCATTCATTTGATGAAATTGTAAATGAAATACGAAAAGTTAAAAAACACGAAATTATACTTGCAAAAACCAACCATTCAATGTGGAATGTTTTAAGTAATACTAGCCTATTAATTACGACAAGTGGGATTACATCATATGAAGCTGCTTATGCGGGCTTGCCAACAATTACTTTTTATGACTATAACAACCAATGGTTCTTATTAAAAGAACTTGTTGATACAAAACTTACTATTAATGGTGGCAAATTTTCAGATAATAGTACAAATAATCTAAGAAACATTTTAACAGATCTTTATCATGACAGATCAGTATTATATGATATGCATAAGAGATCAAAAAAACAATTTGACAATGAGGCTGCAAATAGAATTATAAATATTATTAGAGAAGAAGTACTGAAATCATGAAAATTGGCATAATTGATTATGGATCGGGCAACTTCACATCTGTATGGAATGCTGTTGGATCTCTTTCAAAAGAAATTACAAGAATCACAAAAAAAGAGGACTTTAATGGTTGCTCGCATATTATATTACCCGGAGTCGGTGCATATGGTGCGGCTTCAAATAAGATTTTTTCGCTTGATTTGTACGACACTTTGCACAATCATGTTTTAGATAAAAAAGTACCTTTTCTTGGGATTTGTGTTGGAATGCAATTATTATCAGAAAAAGGCTTTGAACATGGCGAGCACTCTGGTTTTGGTTGGGTTAAAGGAAATGTTAAGGTTATAGAATTCCCTAATATAAATTTGCCACTACCTCATATGGGATGGAATAGCTTGACAGACATGAACAATTCACCTTTATTTAAAGACATTGAGAATGATGCAACTTTTTATTTTGTTCACAGTTATTTCTTACAGTTAGAAACAACGGAAATTAAAACTGTAAATGTAGAATATGGAATAACATTTCCTGCTGCTCTTTCTCTCGAAAACATTCATGGGGTTCAATTTCATCCTGAAAAAAGTCAATTTTATGGAATGAAACTTCTGAAAAACTTTATTGAATTATGTTAAAAAAAAGAATTATTCCGGTAATTTTATTACGCAATGGAGTTATTGTTCAGAGTAGGAACTTTAAACGGTATCAGCTATTAGGAACCCCAACAGCTGCAGTTCAAAGATTAAGTAATTGGGCAAGTGACGAACTAATCTACCTTGATATTTCACCGATCCCTTATTATGATTTGAACAGAGATGACTTAAACCATGAGTCTTTTAATGACATTATTGATATTATTAAATTAGTTTCGGGAAAATGCTTTATGCCTCTCACTTTCGGAGGGGGAATTAGAACCATAGAAGATGTTCGAATCAGATTAAAACTTGGGGCAGATAAAATCAGCTTAAATACTGCTGCAATTGAGAGTCCTGAACTTATAAAACAATGCTCCGAAGAATTTGGAAAACAATGTGTAGTTGTAAGTATTGATTCTAAGAAAAATGAAAATGGTACTTACATGGTATATAAAGGTGGGAGAACTGAGACTAATTTAAATCCTTTTGACTGGGCTAAAGAAATTGAAAAATTAGGAGCTGGTGAGATTTTAATAAACTCCATGAACCTAGATGGTTCTGGACTTGGATTCGATTTAGATCTTATAGAAAACATTAGTAATAGCATAAATATTCCTACCATAGCCCTTGGTGGTGCAGGTAATTGGGATCATTTTGCAGAAGTGCTCAAAACAAGTGCCAGTGCAGTTGCTGCAGCAAATATCTTTCAACACACCGAAAACAGTGTGTATAATTGTAAAAAATATTTATTTGAAAAAGATTTGAACGTACGAAAACCATTAGAATTATTAAATACAAGCTTAAATTTATAGTATGGAAAGTAAAAGGAAAGAATTTTCAGAAATGCATTATTGTTCGAAATGCACTTATCCTCAAGTTTCAGTTAATCTCATTTTAGATGACGAAGGAGTATGCAGTGCCTGTAGAATGCAAGAAGATTTTGACGAACTAACGGCAGAATTTTGGAAAATTAAAGAAAATAAATTTAATGAACTTGTTGAATGGGCTAAAAAAACTGCAACTGGAAATTACGATTGCATCATTCCTGTTAGTGGAGGTAAAGATAGTTACTATCAAGTCCATAAAGCCATTGAACATGGAATGAAACCATTATTGGTTACTTATCATGGAAACAACTACCTGCCTGTGGGGCAGAGAAATCTTGACAAGATGAGACATGTATTTAACGCAGATCATTTGGTTTTCGGACCAAGTGAAGAAACGCTAACAAAGTTAAATCGACTTGGTTTTAAGATGATGGGAGATATGAACTGGCATGCTCATGCTGGTATTAAAACCTATCCTATGCATATTGCTGTTAAACTAAAAATTCCACTCGTTATATGGGGGGAAATAACGTGGTCTATTTCAGGAATGTTTTCGCCGAATGATTATATTCAGTATAATAAACGAACTGTATTTGAACATGATATGAGAGGATTTACCTTAAATGACATGATTGAGGAGAAAGAAGGTCTCATCGAAAAAGATCTTGTTTGGTTGAGAATGCCTTCCGATAAAGAATTTGAAGATGCAGGATCATTGGGGATCTATATAGGCAATTTCTTCAAATGGGATCCCAATGAACATGCTCATAAGATGAAAACTAAATATGGGTTTGAATT
Proteins encoded:
- a CDS encoding GxxExxY protein → MTENELSKIIIGCAIEVHKNLGPGLLESAYQECLYYELKQLGLKVQKEKPMPIIYKEVKLDHGYRIDLLVEEKVVVEIKTVETLNDVHTAQVLTYLKLGNYKLGLLLNFHVAILKNGIKRLIN
- a CDS encoding polysaccharide pyruvyl transferase family protein, whose amino-acid sequence is MINIYCIRPKGFNIGNDVIFLALKHFIRKSFQQNVNLISLPATGKYESQRKSGITSQTVYEINQFGHGLIIGGGNLYENGELDVNPTALKALDVPIMVFSLARGKIYNKNIELVDRTDVMTDDKISILNKKAFISLSRDKATKEYIDKLGCENILGGCPTLFMNEMPQHNVPVNDSDKTDALISIRTPSLMSIPVVNQYEVRGLILQMIKILKQKGYNKIKLLCHDHRDIPFAATFEGIDYFFTEDVYTFLSYLKNTRLNLTFRLHSFLPCLAYNIPAIKISYDQRAISMLETIGMQDWNINLLKDDVLIELTKRLESLDKLSEMKNKLISNEWQILKTTMETNCKKFANQITADQNSK
- a CDS encoding N-acetylneuraminate synthase family protein codes for the protein MLEPKIIAEIGTNHNGNFDTAIKLIDVAVNANADSVKLQIINTEGLYLPGIYEFGNYDIREVRAMRDRYKLLDSEYQNLATYSITKNISFSASVFDLKGLALLMEFNPPYIKIASTDLNNISFLRKVAEKGKKIIISTGMSELSEIENTINEITKTGFSDLVLMHCVSAYPAKLENMNLGFIDTLRTQFGFPVALSDHTQSSIAACLALTKEVVFIEKHITLDVNQHGFDHKYAAEPEVFKQYIYDIKRAYQALQEPTSKLAEDEQYVKKRARRSIYAARDILIDEIIHEKDLLIVRPSNILTADKCDLVIGKKAKTKIQQFQPLSLELIY
- a CDS encoding N-acetyl sugar amidotransferase; translation: MESKRKEFSEMHYCSKCTYPQVSVNLILDDEGVCSACRMQEDFDELTAEFWKIKENKFNELVEWAKKTATGNYDCIIPVSGGKDSYYQVHKAIEHGMKPLLVTYHGNNYLPVGQRNLDKMRHVFNADHLVFGPSEETLTKLNRLGFKMMGDMNWHAHAGIKTYPMHIAVKLKIPLVIWGEITWSISGMFSPNDYIQYNKRTVFEHDMRGFTLNDMIEEKEGLIEKDLVWLRMPSDKEFEDAGSLGIYIGNFFKWDPNEHAHKMKTKYGFEFAEEPFERTYRTMSNLDDMHENGIHDYMKFIKFGYGRATDHASKDIRSGYMTREEGINMVKKYDHVKPRKDLERWLKYVDMTEAEFDTIADGFRDPRVWWIQDDQWWKQNIWGVPSSFGKVNLPKSKQEKYRRNEI
- a CDS encoding NAD(P)-binding domain-containing protein, which codes for MNSNKITFIGSGSIATALASSVSSKISDKIYLLSIEEEVIESINTIHRNNKYFPFIPLNHNIVATSDISVLKDSDIIFLALPSSIVLNYIQKNKDSINEKAILINLAKGFGDDRRTIIQGLEDITNNPLATLKGPSFARDIINNFHTGLTLGINDIDIAPSIKELFKGTNIHLDYSQDILGVELISILKNIYAIVMGIVDAHYNSPNLRFMVLTNAFQEMRGILKQFGGKEETLFNYCGFGDFGLTALNDLSRNRTMGLLIGKGFLTKDISDQVLLEGRIAVNVFCEEISKKHALDNFHIISELYNVFYKEQKVTTFVNSILNNN
- a CDS encoding imidazole glycerol phosphate synthase cyclase subunit, encoding MLKKRIIPVILLRNGVIVQSRNFKRYQLLGTPTAAVQRLSNWASDELIYLDISPIPYYDLNRDDLNHESFNDIIDIIKLVSGKCFMPLTFGGGIRTIEDVRIRLKLGADKISLNTAAIESPELIKQCSEEFGKQCVVVSIDSKKNENGTYMVYKGGRTETNLNPFDWAKEIEKLGAGEILINSMNLDGSGLGFDLDLIENISNSINIPTIALGGAGNWDHFAEVLKTSASAVAAANIFQHTENSVYNCKKYLFEKDLNVRKPLELLNTSLNL
- a CDS encoding lipopolysaccharide biosynthesis protein translates to MDELISDNLKQKAATGIIWKFLDQGGKQLLQLISGIYIARILLPDDYGLIGLMTIFIGISIAFIDSGFRSALIQKGTEVTQDDYNTVFYFNIAIGLFFFLLIYWGAPFIARFYNEPRLIMIARVLGVNLIFTSLGLIHLTIFEKNINFKTITKINLVSISISIALGVGMASFGFGVWALVSMALSENLIRTIMLWIINRWRPNLSFCIKSFKELYSVGGKLLFVGILVLFNQNFISMVIGKVFTTADVGFYAQAQKFQSRITEFISTPIQGVIFSVQSIIKDDLPRLKNAVRTNVKIITLFSFPAIIGFMVVGEPFIKIFLTEKWMPSLFYLHMISLAALILVLRGATSSYVFPIGKVNFMVRMTIFSNILLLVIIGIGVFFKVDLKLLVAGTVLHEFLFFIIYFYLSRPLIGYKFREVFVDILPSTINSIVMGIIVFIIGKQFGISIQILMLQVIVGATTYLFLNYVFNRPMYNEILNFAKTLVKKKSS
- the hisH gene encoding imidazole glycerol phosphate synthase subunit HisH, with product MKIGIIDYGSGNFTSVWNAVGSLSKEITRITKKEDFNGCSHIILPGVGAYGAASNKIFSLDLYDTLHNHVLDKKVPFLGICVGMQLLSEKGFEHGEHSGFGWVKGNVKVIEFPNINLPLPHMGWNSLTDMNNSPLFKDIENDATFYFVHSYFLQLETTEIKTVNVEYGITFPAALSLENIHGVQFHPEKSQFYGMKLLKNFIELC